From Camelina sativa cultivar DH55 chromosome 5, Cs, whole genome shotgun sequence:
CCAAAAAAGATCCCAACTTTTTGACAAAAAGTTAATGACATTCTAAGAGTTTGTAGCCAATAATTACAAAAGGTTTGGTCTACATTTAAGACTTAACCCACTGAATTCAAAGGTAGAGTTCTGATAATTTGGCAGATACtaattttaattggtttgaaAACTTTCAAGTCTAGCTTGAGAGACGAAATAATCGTCATAGTGGGGGAGTGTTGACCACATGTATGTAAATGCCATAAACACCCCCACCATAACCAAGCTCGACGATTGGTGTTCATTTCGAAAATAAGGGTATATACGTCGTTATAGAGTAAAAAGCATATTTACCGTACTTCCTGAAAAAACTTTCATGATTCAGTCATATCATACAGTGATACAGAGACAATTATCAGCCGGCCATGTGTCTCTGCTCTACTCAGAAGATGTTTTTTCAGGTTTTCCATAGAAtgttttttaaccatttttttttactgtctagtaatttaattttaattatggaATTTTAAGTAGTGGATTTATATAGGAATAACTGAGAAAcagaataatatattaaaaataggtTATATcttccaaaattttaaagaaacaaaaaaaaaaaatcaccattaAGAGTTATGGTTTTATCATTTCGAGTTTTaaattattagtgtttttttttcttttataaaattaagacTACATAATTGTCCATATTTTAGACTATTGTTGGgtaaagattttattaagaaaagagATATGGAGACAAACCTCTGTACTGCGTCGCGCCGGAGAAGTAGCCGTCGATGTGAAGTGAGGAGTCCGGTGACCGGAGGAAGAAGGACTTGTTTGAAGAACGAAGTGAAAAGGGCTGTCACAGAAGCACTTATCACCAATCTCCACAAAACGCTCTCTCcggctactactactactactactactcgtTGGTTCCGACCCGCGTTCTAAAGAAATCGCGTTTTCATCAGCGTTATCCAAACGTGGTTTTGGCTTACGGTTTGTTAGCAGCTTCAAGACAGACCCGAACATACGGTTCCCTCTGGTCCGAGCTTTGTTGGTCGTCTTAGCCTTCTCCGACTGCTGCTTCTGAATCCTCGCCGCTGCATCCAAGAGAATTGCGGCGGTTCTAGCCGGAATCTGGAGGAAAACACGACCGTCACGTGTCTTTTTTTTACCCGGAGAGCGGAGCTCAAAGAGTGGAGACTTTCTTGGGTCTGGAGATTTATGAGCGGCGAAGAAACAAGAACTCTCGCAGGAGAACAAACCAGGAGGAGGAAACGTGGCGACGTTGTTGTCGGACTTTCGCTTCTTGACACGCAAATCGGAGCAACCCATCTGAGAACGAAGGTCAGAGATGTAATGGTTGAGATGAAAAGGCTCTTGGTCATCTTCAAGAAGTTCATGtaaatgcttcttcttcttctcagccaTGGCAGAAAAGTTTACTTAGCTTTTAAtagtgtctctctctctctctctcccttNGTTCTAAAGAAATCGCGTTTTCATCAGCGTTATCCAAACGTGGTTTTGGCTTACGGTTTGTTAGCAGCTTCAAGACAGACCCGAACATACGGTTCCCTCTGGTCCGAGCTTTGTTGGTCGTCTTAGCCTTCTCCGACTGCTGCTTCTGAATCCTCGCCGCTGCATCCAAGAGAATTGCGGCGGTTCTAGCCGGAATCTGGAGGAAAACACGACCGTCACGTGTCTTTTTTTTACCCGGAGAGCGGAGCTCAAAGAGTGGAGACTTTCTTGGGTCTGGAGATTTATGAGCGGCGAAGAAACAAGAACTCTCGCAGGAGAACAAACCAGGAGGAGGAAACGTGGCGACGTTGTTGTCGGACTTTCGCTTCTTGACACGCAAATCGGAGCAACCCATCTGAGAACGAAGGTCAGAGATGTAATGGTTGAGATGAAAAGGCTCTTGGTCATCTTCAAGAAGTTCATGtaaatgcttcttcttcttctcagccaTGGCAGAAAAGTTTACTTAGCTTTTAAtagtgtctctctctctctctctccctttctgtGGAATTCAGAATCATGGAGAAATAGTGAAACGAAGGAAGCTTTTTGCTCTTTTGTtataaggagagagagagagagaaagagattgtgGGTGAAGGATGAGAGAACAGTTGAAGACAAAGGGTGAGACATTGGATAAAGAGTCAATGCTTTGGATTTGGCTACTTCCTAGcatcttgaaaaataaaagagaaaataaaaaaataaagttttcgtcttatattctttctttcttcatatcGAAATTATAATTTGGCATGTGTCTTATGCAACggtaattttgtttgttaaaagaaAGTTTAGTTGACATATTATTATCAGAGTGAGTGGGCCTCAAACACTCCTGAAAAAGTAGAGTTAACGTGTCAAATTTAAAAGAGTCTATTTGTAgccgtgtgtgtgtgtgtataataTTTATCCATTTCCCTTATTTTCACCGGGTTGTGTAAAACTCGATTCATGAGAAGTAATTTCACCTGAACTTTTATGGGCTCACGAACTCCATTTATGTAACGCACAATAATTTTCACATGAAACAACCTTACTGTGTGGTACGGTTATGAAGGAAAATCAAATGGACTTACCATTATTATTACAAGTCATTCGTGTGTATAACATGTGTCGAGCTAGTAAACTTAGTTTTAATTAACAAATCTAACTGCGCTAGCGTTGGAATCCTAACTAGAGTAAAATTCAGTTAAGTTAAACCGATCGACGAGCCTTTGTAAACAATGGGTTATAGTCTTATAGATGAAGTGTTGTTACTCACTTACTCACCCTTTGTACGATGACGATTCGTAATATGACAATTCTTGTTGAGGGATGATTAATGATCTTCGAAATCATAAATGGACGGGATAAAAACGGATTCATGTATGTTTGGTCCCAGCTATATATCGTAGGCGGACAAAAAATTGAGGGTGCTAGTTTGCATGTGTTAACTCCTAAATTTCCATGTGTCCTTCCTTGAAGTTACGTTGTAGCTAGTATCGATATGTGAGTCATAATGTTTGAAGACAAGTAAACATAGATtcagaaaccaaaaataatgtTCAGATTCAAAGTAGCAAGGGGAAATGATATCAGTGGAACCTATAGTTttcaaaaacttatattttttttttcttctatattttaCGATGTTATTTTGTCAGTTTATCCCTTTTTAGCAGCACTGTTTTGCTACTAAAACCATATCCAAtgattttctctatttttacatctaaaatagaggaactctataatagagatgatTTTTGTTCCAATGgatacctctattttttcctctaaaaaagaatattccgtaaagattcttttttattttactattaataacttttacttataaaagttgtaaactaacccatttattttagtatttgtgaaactttcataaaattatgatattatttaaatttttaatattcataaatattatttaaatatcacatttattaaaagaaatatattgcatcatataaaataatattattggtGGATCCATAAGTAATTTaccagaatattaaataattagtctttgttgtattaaaaataatgttatagcatgaataaaattttcttttgcaaataatggtctcaaattttaaaaatgtttttctatactaaaacctttaaaaattttctatacgaaaacctttaaaaattttaaaccaaaatattaactttataatcaattatcctATTAATatactttattaaattattattaaactatttaaatatatattttatttattttgatcataaatataaaagtgttaaaagttcaaggaccattttataaataaaaaagttcaactctattatagaggaaaaaatagagttcctctatatatagaggaaaaaatagagatctctattatagaggtagaaatagagatgggttggagtagattttactctaaaatatagttaaaaagcaaatatagaggtgggttggagatgTCCTAAAGCATATCATAAATTTAAGTGgtaattatttttaatctatttCAGTGATTTTCTGAACTATGAagcttaatttattaaatttaattgtgACTATATTTCGAAAATATTTGTGGCCTATCAAAATTGTAGtacatagtttaaaaaaaacactgaaCACAGAAAATATTCAATACGACTTGGTATACTAGAGTATAGTTGAAACAAACGTTTATGAAAGTAGACTgctaaattttggttttatgaaAGTGCTTAGTGAAATGGACTGGCAGTTTAATtaaatactttgtttttttctatatataaatggaCTGACGTTAATTGGTTTTGAAAGCAATAAGATACGATTTTGGTGATAACAATCAGATTGGCACTTGACGTAAGTCCTAATCCGAATATCTGATTTTAGCGATTGACaattaagtaaaacaaaacatcCCATGTTCTACATTTAACATTACCGGCCATAGCACGAAATCTAtcgttaattatatttattttaagaaaatccCAAATAACAATATTGACTTACAAATTCGGAAAATAAATAGTATCTGACTATGTTGAAATCAAGAAAAGCAATCATACCTATATAGATTATGACAAATCAATTGTAAGTATATCACAAAGTaatgatttctatttttattaaaaagatctGATAATGATGAGAAAAATAGGACATTAATTATCTGTTTCGGCTAATGAACAGGTCCGTATTTTTGTCGTAATATATCTATGATTAGTATCACAAATTTAGTATATTATCTTCACCCTAACAAACACAAAGGAACGACTAAAAtaccaatttattttagttaaggCAACTGTTGGCAACTACTAATCCAACGACTGATTTGTCCTACGTACACACGGTTATATACTCCACTACTAACGTATAATGTTCACACGTGAAATAACACACAAAGTAATACTAATATGCATCGAATTATCTTCTCCTTGANCAATAAGATACGATTTTGGTGATAACAATCAGATTGGCACTTGACGTAAGTCCTAATCCGAATATCTGATTTTAGCGATTGACaattaagtaaaacaaaacatcCCATGTTCTACATTTAACATTACCGGCCATAGCACGAAATCTAtcgttaattatatttattttaagaaaatccCAAATAACAATATTGACTTACAAATTCGGAAAATAAATAGTATCTGACTATGTTGAAATCAAGAAAAGCAATCATACCTATATAGATTATGACAAATCAATTGTAAGTATATCACAAAGTaatgatttctatttttattaaaaagatctGATAATGATGAGAAAAATAGGACATTAATTATCTGTTTCGGCTAATGAACAGGTCCGTATTTTTGTCGTAATATATCTATGATTAGTATCACAAATTTAGTATATTATCTTCACCCTAACAAACACAAAGGAACGACTAAAAtaccaatttattttagttaaggCAACTGTTGGCAACTACTAAT
This genomic window contains:
- the LOC104788965 gene encoding uncharacterized protein LOC104788965, with amino-acid sequence MAEKKKKHLHELLEDDQEPFHLNHYISDLRSQMGCSDLRVKKRKSDNNVATFPPPGLFSCESSCFFAAHKSPDPRKSPLFELRSPGKKKTRDGRVFLQIPARTAAILLDAAARIQKQQSEKAKTTNKARTRGNRMFGSVLKLLTNRKPKPRLDNADENAISLERGSEPTSSSSSSSSRRERFVEIGDKCFCDSPFHFVLQTSPSSSGHRTPHFTSTATSPARRSTEDEDSDETESLEKVRGQEEEDKEEEDKEQCSPVSVLDPLEEEEEEDDEDHQHEPDHLNLLPCNFEVVQREYPIFHQITWASGIERHSFKMVPRSYLRVLNVVF